The sequence CCACCGAGTTGAACAGGGAATGCATGAATGTTCCATACTTCATCACGACCGCATAAGAGTGGAGATTAAAATCCACCGGCCAGAAGTTGACCAGACCTGCGCTTACCGCTCCCGATGAACTGAAGGAGACCGCCAACACATTGAGCATAGGCAAGAGACATACGATGGACAAAGCAATCAGAAAGCAATAATTGAATACCATAAATAGCAATCGGGATTTTGAACGTTTATACATATCATGAACCCCTTCGGTTAGAAGATTCGGTAATTCGCCAGACGATAGGCCAGATAATAGGAGCTCGAAATAAAGAAGAGCGAAATCAAAGATTTAAATAAACCGATTGCCGTGGATACGCTGTATTGGGCATCAACGATACCGATGCGGTAAATTAGTGTATCCAGCACATCGCCCGTGGAATAGGTGGCGGGGGTGTACAGATTAAAGATCTGGTCAAAGCCTGCATTCAGCACATTGCCGAGGCTCAGTGTTCCCAGCAGAATAATGATCGGCAAAATACCAGGGAGTGTCACATTCAGAGTCTGCTTCCAGCGTGATGCTCCATCCATCAGTGCAGCTTCGTACAGCGAAGGGTTGATTGCGGTGAGCGCCGCCAGATAAACAATCGTATTAAAACCAAATTCCTTCCAGATATCAGTCGCTACCAGCACGAAGCGAAACCATTGATTATCCCCCAGAAAAAATACCGGATTGAGCCCAAAGAAG comes from Paenibacillus sp. 19GGS1-52 and encodes:
- a CDS encoding ABC transporter permease subunit; the encoded protein is MRYLKSFKEHTILHLMLLPAIILVLVYCYYPMLGIVIAFEKFSGYKGMLHSPWVGFDNFTYVFKMPEFLPVLRNTVLIAVMKMIGNLTVPIIIALLLNEVIHSFVKKGVQTLIYLPHFLSWVILAGILKDILSPSSGFVNELIAFFGLNPVFFLGDNQWFRFVLVATDIWKEFGFNTIVYLAALTAINPSLYEAALMDGASRWKQTLNVTLPGILPIIILLGTLSLGNVLNAGFDQIFNLYTPATYSTGDVLDTLIYRIGIVDAQYSVSTAIGLFKSLISLFFISSSYYLAYRLANYRIF